A window of the Calditrichia bacterium genome harbors these coding sequences:
- a CDS encoding DEAD/DEAH box helicase yields MSTSEKLLNLYKSSTVTERLIVDYLSLTKEFQNRTDILKLLEAAGVQSDGGKKLTTTYLKPYIDNLIAKELLVETAVNANRKEVACNPLIANYIFQEKLSDIEKFSEMAEQIRHLLPAFRESGYVIHSQSQSLRFALRDIRLAFYTNNFNLFNELLQKCFRNGMDPIRESNVISEVFDSPFRANWFATRKLEIQRFAMNHLFYSTLLNLGNLSIYVDFMRQAIAHPSKNTPVINYRLMLFITEMLYGNPDVAETIIEPLKSEYPIHHACTGMILFAKGKYADSVQAYQNFFNETLAGSRKRTAAINHFSGIFYPLALLKAKPQNHADTIRNQVRTEIKIDVHYLQAYRALDIVGDVLHAKMSSGQENLWFMLKEPSDTLNGLFSALVSNWYFPEFLKHGRDMLEGGYRRAKRFGYRWLEVEFAGMLSRLEPDSPNYQESLDLAEQIGIKPMHKLVGNQEPWERVLEMLAGYGGQTVTAKTVDTRLVWLLAFPKNMDTAIIQPKEQKLNKSGSWSTGRNVALRRLMESDVDGMTDQDRRVAQHIFREERYYGSVQYYFDVPKALSELVGHPLLFLEESPKTPVELVKSEPTLVLEKKDRGYALKFAEKFEHAGVKIIQDEPTRFRLLIVQQSHVDIMNILNSKQLQVPEAAKEQLMEAVGNVSRLVTVHSAVEGELGSIESVSSDATIHLHLLPVGDGFRLDMLVRPFGKSGPYFQPGKSPEQIIAEVDGKRQQTRRDLKLEKDKAHDVLKKCPFLLVTHDGSYDWRFQTPEDCLEALSEMENVRDETIIEWPEGEKLKIYRQISPQQLYLRVQRENDWFELQGELKVDDHTVIQIKQLLDLLQHSSGRFVELSEGHFIALSKQFRRQLEDLRTFSDSTKNGARFHPLMAPIIDAFAGEIGKFSGDAEWNAAVERIKNAENHSPKPPSTLQAVLRDYQLEGFQWLSRLAKWGVGACLADDMGLGKTVQALAAIIERANDGPTLVIAPASVTSNWISEAQRFSPTLNPVFLGATDREETIRNIGPFDLLVCSYGLLPYEIERLAQVKWQTIVLDEAQSIKNAATKRSQAAMQLNGEFKMITTGTPVENHLGELWNLFRFINPGLLGSLKKFNEKYAAPIEKFQDSEAKGRLKRLLQPFILRRLKNDVLSELPPKTEITLTVNLSDEEQAFYEALRQRAVENIMANDNPVEDRRFQILAEIMKLRRACCHPRLVVPETTLGSAKLALFAETLDELLDNNHKALVFSQFVDHLTVIREYLDSKQIAYQYLDGSTPTRKRQEIVRNFQSGNGDVFLISLRAGGMGLNLTAADYVIHLDPWWNPAVEDQASDRSHRIGQQRPVTVYRLVAKNTIEEKIIALHHTKKDLADSLLEGTDVSGKISAEDLLNILKDQ; encoded by the coding sequence ATGTCAACATCTGAAAAACTGCTCAACCTTTATAAATCCAGTACCGTAACCGAACGTTTGATTGTCGATTATCTGTCGCTGACAAAAGAATTCCAGAACCGGACAGATATTTTAAAACTTCTCGAAGCTGCGGGCGTCCAAAGCGATGGCGGCAAAAAGTTAACCACAACATATCTCAAGCCGTATATCGACAACCTGATTGCCAAAGAGCTGCTGGTTGAAACAGCGGTGAATGCCAATCGTAAAGAGGTGGCTTGCAACCCGCTGATTGCCAACTATATTTTTCAGGAAAAGCTGAGCGATATCGAAAAGTTTAGCGAAATGGCCGAGCAAATCCGCCATTTGCTGCCGGCATTCAGGGAATCCGGGTACGTCATTCATTCGCAATCGCAAAGCCTTCGCTTTGCCCTGCGGGATATCCGGCTGGCATTTTACACCAATAATTTTAATTTATTTAACGAACTGCTTCAGAAATGTTTTCGGAACGGGATGGATCCGATCAGAGAATCGAATGTCATTTCCGAAGTGTTCGACAGCCCGTTTAGGGCAAACTGGTTTGCAACCCGAAAGCTGGAAATCCAGCGGTTTGCGATGAACCATCTGTTTTATTCAACCTTGCTAAATTTAGGCAATTTATCCATTTACGTCGATTTTATGCGACAGGCAATTGCCCATCCGAGCAAAAATACGCCCGTAATTAATTACCGGTTGATGTTGTTTATCACCGAAATGCTGTATGGCAATCCGGATGTTGCCGAAACGATCATTGAGCCATTAAAATCGGAATATCCGATTCATCACGCCTGCACCGGGATGATATTATTTGCCAAAGGAAAATACGCGGACTCAGTGCAAGCTTATCAAAATTTTTTCAATGAAACACTGGCCGGCAGCCGGAAACGAACAGCAGCGATCAACCATTTTTCCGGTATTTTTTATCCACTGGCACTATTGAAAGCCAAACCCCAAAACCATGCGGATACCATTCGCAATCAGGTGCGAACCGAGATAAAAATTGATGTGCATTATCTTCAGGCATACCGTGCGCTCGATATCGTCGGGGATGTGCTGCATGCTAAAATGAGCAGCGGACAGGAAAATTTATGGTTCATGCTCAAAGAGCCATCCGATACGCTGAACGGGTTGTTTTCTGCGTTGGTGAGCAATTGGTATTTTCCGGAATTTTTGAAACACGGTCGCGATATGCTGGAGGGCGGCTACCGCCGCGCCAAACGCTTCGGGTATCGCTGGCTGGAAGTCGAATTTGCCGGGATGCTCAGCCGGTTGGAGCCGGATTCGCCCAATTATCAGGAATCGCTGGATCTGGCAGAACAGATCGGCATAAAGCCGATGCACAAACTGGTTGGCAATCAGGAGCCGTGGGAGCGCGTGCTGGAAATGCTCGCCGGATACGGCGGCCAAACGGTGACCGCAAAAACGGTGGATACGCGACTGGTTTGGCTGCTCGCTTTTCCCAAAAATATGGACACCGCAATTATCCAGCCCAAAGAGCAAAAACTCAACAAAAGCGGCAGTTGGTCCACCGGTAGAAATGTGGCGCTGCGCCGGCTAATGGAATCTGATGTCGATGGGATGACCGATCAGGATCGCCGGGTTGCCCAGCATATTTTTCGTGAGGAGCGCTATTACGGCAGCGTTCAATATTATTTTGATGTGCCCAAAGCACTATCGGAGCTGGTTGGACATCCGCTGTTGTTTTTGGAAGAATCACCAAAAACGCCGGTCGAGCTGGTGAAATCCGAACCCACGCTGGTGCTGGAAAAAAAGGATCGCGGATACGCCCTCAAATTCGCGGAAAAATTTGAACATGCTGGCGTCAAAATTATACAGGATGAGCCGACGCGTTTCCGGCTGCTGATCGTTCAGCAATCGCATGTCGATATCATGAATATTCTGAACAGCAAACAGTTGCAGGTACCGGAAGCGGCCAAAGAGCAATTGATGGAAGCCGTCGGGAATGTTTCCCGTTTGGTGACGGTGCATTCTGCGGTGGAGGGAGAGCTTGGCTCCATCGAATCTGTCAGCTCCGATGCGACGATTCACCTTCACCTGCTGCCCGTCGGCGACGGTTTCCGGTTGGATATGCTGGTGCGTCCATTCGGGAAATCCGGACCGTATTTTCAGCCGGGAAAATCACCGGAACAGATCATCGCAGAAGTGGACGGCAAACGCCAGCAAACCCGCCGCGATCTCAAATTGGAAAAAGACAAAGCCCACGATGTGCTCAAAAAATGCCCGTTTTTGCTGGTCACTCACGATGGCAGTTACGACTGGCGATTCCAGACGCCGGAGGATTGTTTGGAGGCGCTTTCGGAAATGGAAAATGTTCGCGATGAAACCATCATCGAGTGGCCGGAAGGCGAAAAGCTGAAAATTTACCGGCAGATTTCCCCGCAACAATTGTATCTGCGTGTCCAGCGCGAAAACGACTGGTTCGAACTGCAGGGCGAATTGAAGGTAGATGATCATACGGTCATCCAGATCAAACAATTGCTGGATCTGCTGCAACATAGCTCCGGCAGGTTTGTGGAGTTGAGCGAGGGGCATTTTATCGCGCTGTCCAAACAGTTCCGGCGTCAGTTGGAAGATTTGCGAACGTTCAGCGACAGCACCAAAAACGGTGCACGATTTCATCCACTGATGGCACCGATCATCGATGCTTTTGCCGGGGAAATTGGCAAATTTTCCGGTGATGCGGAATGGAATGCGGCGGTTGAGCGCATTAAAAATGCAGAAAATCATTCGCCGAAACCGCCCTCAACCCTGCAAGCTGTGCTCCGCGATTACCAGTTGGAAGGCTTCCAGTGGCTCTCGCGATTGGCAAAATGGGGCGTTGGTGCCTGCCTTGCGGACGATATGGGGTTGGGCAAAACCGTTCAGGCGCTCGCCGCAATTATCGAGCGAGCGAACGACGGACCGACACTGGTGATCGCACCGGCCAGCGTGACATCCAACTGGATCAGCGAAGCACAGCGTTTTTCCCCGACCCTCAACCCGGTATTTTTGGGCGCAACTGATCGCGAAGAAACCATCCGGAATATCGGCCCGTTCGATTTGCTGGTGTGCAGCTACGGATTGCTGCCGTATGAAATCGAGCGATTGGCGCAGGTCAAATGGCAAACCATTGTGCTGGACGAAGCCCAGTCCATCAAAAACGCCGCCACCAAACGCTCACAGGCAGCCATGCAGCTCAATGGCGAATTCAAGATGATCACCACCGGAACGCCGGTGGAAAATCACCTCGGCGAATTGTGGAACCTGTTCCGCTTTATCAATCCGGGGTTGCTCGGTTCGCTCAAAAAATTCAACGAAAAATATGCCGCACCGATCGAAAAATTTCAAGATTCCGAAGCCAAAGGCCGGCTGAAGCGCTTGTTGCAACCGTTCATTTTGCGGCGACTGAAAAACGACGTGCTGTCCGAACTGCCGCCCAAAACGGAAATCACTCTCACCGTCAATTTGAGCGATGAAGAGCAGGCATTTTACGAAGCGTTGCGCCAACGCGCGGTAGAAAATATTATGGCGAACGACAATCCGGTGGAAGATCGCCGGTTCCAGATTCTCGCGGAAATCATGAAATTGCGCCGCGCCTGTTGTCATCCGCGATTGGTGGTGCCGGAAACCACCCTCGGCAGCGCCAAGCTGGCGCTGTTTGCGGAAACGCTGGACGAGTTGCTGGATAACAACCACAAAGCGCTGGTGTTCAGCCAGTTTGTCGATCACCTCACCGTGATCCGGGAATATCTCGATAGCAAACAGATTGCCTATCAATACCTCGACGGCAGCACGCCCACCCGCAAACGCCAGGAAATTGTCCGGAATTTCCAATCCGGCAACGGCGATGTGTTTTTGATCAGCCTGCGCGCCGGCGGAATGGGACTCAACCTCACCGCTGCGGATTATGTGATTCACCTCGATCCGTGGTGGAATCCGGCGGTGGAAGATCAGGCGTCGGATCGCTCCCACCGGATCGGGCAACAGCGTCCGGTGACCGTTTACCGGCTGGTTGCCAAAAACACGATCGAAGAAAAAATTATCGCGCTGCACCACACCAAAAAAGATCTCGCGGACAGCCTGCTCGAAGGCACCGATGTGAGCGGCAAAATCTCAGCCGAAGATTTGTTGAACATTTTGAAAGATCAGTAA
- a CDS encoding B12-binding domain-containing radical SAM protein, translated as MEVVLIYPEFPDTFWSFKHALQFIQKRASSPPLGLLTVAAMLPETWKLRLIDLNLRVLSQQDLADADFVFISAMTIQRESTYQVLEQCKSAGVKIVAGGPLFTAEFEQFEMVDHLILNEAELTLPDFLDDLANGCAKRIYSTTAFADIQTTPVPKWDLIDLDDYATMCVQFSRGCPYNCEFCNVTALFGHRPRTKSAEQIIAELDGLYQWGWRRAVFFVDDNLIGNKKRLRNELLPALIEWRKDKKGFAFSTEASINLADDEPLMQMMVTAGFDRVFIGIETPEEKSLAECSKKQNLNRDLIDDVKRIQRFGMQVQGGFIVGFDNDTPFTFQSLIDFIQKSGIVTAMVGLLQAPPGTRLYERLQKTGRLHEQMSGDNVDGTTNIIPVMNLDILHAGYRNILDHIYSPEAYYERVRTFLQTYKPHKIKVQLSRKYIVEQSVAFMRSILRLGILGNERAYYWRLFFWALFRKPALFPQAITFAIYGYHFRQICELRIQNGL; from the coding sequence ATGGAAGTTGTGTTGATCTATCCTGAGTTTCCGGATACATTCTGGAGTTTTAAACACGCATTGCAATTTATTCAAAAAAGGGCTTCCTCACCACCGCTCGGGCTTCTCACCGTTGCAGCCATGCTTCCGGAAACCTGGAAGCTTCGGCTAATCGACCTCAATTTAAGAGTTTTATCCCAACAAGATCTTGCCGATGCTGATTTTGTTTTTATCAGCGCGATGACGATACAACGCGAATCAACCTATCAGGTGCTTGAGCAATGCAAAAGTGCCGGCGTTAAAATTGTCGCGGGTGGTCCGCTGTTTACGGCTGAGTTTGAGCAATTTGAAATGGTCGATCATTTGATCCTGAATGAAGCAGAATTGACTTTGCCCGATTTTTTGGACGATTTGGCGAACGGTTGTGCCAAACGAATATACAGCACAACGGCATTTGCCGATATTCAGACAACGCCTGTTCCGAAGTGGGATTTGATCGATCTGGATGACTACGCGACCATGTGCGTCCAATTTTCCCGTGGATGTCCTTATAATTGTGAATTCTGTAATGTGACAGCTTTGTTCGGACACCGGCCCCGAACGAAAAGCGCTGAGCAAATTATTGCAGAACTGGATGGTCTTTATCAATGGGGATGGCGCCGGGCAGTTTTTTTTGTTGATGACAACCTGATTGGAAATAAAAAACGTCTACGCAATGAATTATTGCCGGCACTAATTGAATGGCGGAAAGATAAAAAGGGGTTCGCGTTTAGCACGGAAGCTTCTATAAACCTGGCCGATGATGAGCCGTTGATGCAGATGATGGTGACCGCCGGTTTTGACCGGGTGTTCATTGGTATCGAAACACCGGAAGAAAAAAGCCTGGCAGAATGCAGTAAAAAGCAAAACTTGAATCGGGATCTTATTGATGATGTGAAACGAATCCAGCGGTTTGGGATGCAAGTTCAGGGTGGATTTATTGTCGGATTTGACAACGATACGCCTTTTACTTTCCAAAGTTTGATCGACTTTATTCAAAAGAGCGGTATCGTAACTGCAATGGTAGGTTTACTGCAGGCACCTCCAGGAACAAGGCTCTATGAGCGACTTCAGAAGACCGGGCGATTGCATGAACAAATGTCCGGCGATAATGTAGACGGAACAACCAACATCATACCGGTGATGAATCTTGATATTTTGCATGCCGGATACCGCAATATTTTAGATCATATCTATTCACCGGAAGCTTACTACGAGCGTGTCAGAACATTTTTGCAAACATATAAGCCTCATAAAATCAAGGTGCAATTAAGCCGCAAATACATTGTTGAGCAATCCGTGGCATTTATGCGTTCAATTTTGCGATTGGGGATTTTGGGCAATGAACGAGCATATTATTGGCGGCTATTTTTTTGGGCGCTGTTTCGCAAGCCTGCGCTGTTTCCGCAGGCTATAACATTTGCAATTTACGGTTATCATTTTCGTCAAATTTGCGAGCTACGTATCCAAAACGGATTGTAA
- a CDS encoding SMC family ATPase produces MIPLSLTLRGMYSYRSDQTIDFTKLTESQLFGIFGPVGSGKSTILEAITYVLYGKIERLDKNDELGYNLKNLASEDLFIGFNFLAGNNFSEEYWFEVHHPGRKKSHTFKRTQKIKVNGEWETRSISAEAILGLSYDNFKRTIIIPQGRFQEFLQLGDAERTKMMQDIFNLDRFDLAGKVKELYGETKNRQANIEGQLLQFGDVTAETIEQRQQIIRDGKTALAQLETERKQLEAALKASEQLGQLFAKLADFTAKNEQMNQQAAAIKARRKRLSAYQYCLANFSTLLSKLDEQNTQLEQIEGLLQSKSAIKKTLEKEQKQHEESFGKIKADFEQRELLNIAAEELGRLRHMRELNNTKARFDQQIAEMAQQVAQEIQSGEQLSGEKATVIATVAALKKQVTQTTELHEIDRWFLQQKQINQSLNEEKARLKSVRGKLAANETERAESLAGIELEFWKGSEKIGQSLDELLADAAGTLESLAGEIAGRAHDIQHLKVQAQLETFAAGLQPGQACPLCGATEHPAPMSNENLAKTVAEQDKQLQALRDQQTALQGHVQQWQILAERQKNLQDERVRLQQQIAEKEAELKQLRNDFRWEHFSPDDPAAVATALANAEHIQQQLSEAESQRESVDERIERNRSAQESLVKQQSAAQTQLAVVNSELASLAKQFRVIKPDDFKDAAPETIEEQIRGYSEKYRRIEADFHDAEAHRTQIHEQLLKIGVELNTAESRRETVTGQIAALEQSLTQAIEASEFSDMAHIRGILENPVDIEQEQDIIATFEREKHTLETQIAQLQKETDGKSFSPLDHSELETRQAQLAETIDQQNRLVIETEKEIADIAKKIELRKGLEAEQKSIAARLDNLAVLQKMFKGRGFVNYVSRIYLQHLCHSANLRFQPLTRQQLALELNGDQFVIRDYLNGGETRSVKTLSGGQTFQASLCLALALADHVHKLSRAKQNFFFLDEGFGTLDRESLRLVFDTLKALRNENRVVGVISHVEELQQEIDVFLKVSNNDPETGSTITCSWEA; encoded by the coding sequence ATGATCCCGCTATCGCTAACGCTCCGGGGAATGTATTCCTATCGCAGCGACCAAACCATTGATTTTACAAAACTTACTGAATCGCAATTGTTCGGCATTTTCGGTCCGGTCGGCAGCGGTAAATCGACCATTCTGGAAGCAATCACTTACGTGCTCTATGGCAAAATCGAACGGCTGGACAAAAATGACGAACTCGGTTACAACCTGAAAAACCTGGCTTCGGAAGACCTGTTTATCGGGTTTAACTTTTTGGCCGGCAACAATTTCAGCGAGGAATACTGGTTCGAAGTGCATCACCCCGGACGCAAAAAATCGCACACCTTCAAACGCACCCAAAAAATAAAAGTGAACGGCGAATGGGAAACCCGCAGCATTTCCGCGGAAGCGATTCTCGGATTGAGTTACGATAATTTTAAGCGAACCATCATCATTCCGCAGGGACGGTTTCAGGAATTTTTGCAGCTCGGCGACGCGGAGCGCACCAAAATGATGCAGGATATTTTTAATCTCGATCGCTTCGATTTAGCCGGAAAAGTGAAGGAATTGTATGGCGAAACCAAAAACCGGCAGGCGAATATCGAGGGGCAACTGCTCCAGTTTGGCGATGTTACCGCGGAAACGATCGAGCAAAGACAACAGATCATTCGCGACGGAAAAACGGCGCTGGCGCAACTTGAAACCGAACGCAAACAGCTCGAAGCAGCGCTGAAGGCATCCGAACAATTGGGGCAATTGTTTGCGAAATTAGCGGATTTCACCGCCAAAAACGAACAAATGAATCAGCAGGCTGCGGCGATCAAAGCGCGGCGCAAACGGTTGTCGGCGTATCAATATTGTCTGGCGAATTTCAGCACGCTGCTCAGCAAGCTGGACGAACAAAACACCCAACTGGAGCAGATCGAGGGATTGCTGCAATCCAAAAGTGCTATCAAAAAAACGCTGGAAAAAGAGCAGAAACAGCACGAAGAAAGCTTCGGGAAAATCAAGGCGGATTTTGAGCAGCGCGAACTGTTGAACATCGCGGCGGAAGAGCTGGGACGGCTGCGCCACATGCGGGAATTGAACAACACCAAAGCCCGTTTCGATCAGCAAATTGCGGAAATGGCGCAACAGGTGGCGCAGGAAATCCAGTCGGGCGAACAGCTTTCCGGCGAAAAAGCGACGGTGATTGCCACAGTCGCAGCACTGAAAAAGCAGGTCACCCAAACAACTGAATTGCACGAAATAGACCGCTGGTTTTTGCAACAAAAACAAATAAACCAATCGCTGAACGAGGAAAAAGCCCGGCTGAAATCCGTCCGCGGAAAACTGGCTGCCAACGAAACCGAACGCGCCGAAAGCCTGGCGGGTATCGAGTTGGAATTCTGGAAGGGCAGTGAAAAAATCGGGCAATCGCTGGACGAATTGCTGGCGGACGCCGCAGGCACGCTCGAATCGCTTGCCGGGGAAATTGCCGGACGTGCGCACGATATCCAGCATCTCAAAGTGCAGGCACAACTGGAAACCTTTGCCGCCGGCCTACAGCCCGGCCAAGCCTGTCCGCTGTGCGGCGCAACCGAACATCCCGCGCCCATGAGCAACGAAAATCTGGCCAAAACCGTCGCAGAGCAGGACAAACAATTGCAGGCATTACGCGATCAGCAAACAGCGTTGCAAGGACATGTTCAGCAATGGCAAATTTTGGCGGAGCGCCAGAAAAATCTGCAGGATGAGCGGGTGCGCCTGCAGCAGCAGATCGCCGAAAAAGAAGCGGAGCTGAAGCAACTGCGCAACGATTTCCGCTGGGAACATTTTTCGCCGGATGACCCGGCTGCCGTAGCCACCGCTTTGGCAAACGCGGAACATATTCAGCAGCAGCTTTCCGAAGCCGAATCGCAGCGCGAGAGCGTTGATGAACGCATCGAGCGCAATCGCAGCGCTCAGGAATCGCTGGTCAAACAGCAGTCGGCGGCGCAGACCCAACTGGCGGTGGTCAACAGCGAACTGGCATCGCTTGCCAAACAGTTCCGGGTCATCAAACCGGATGATTTTAAAGATGCCGCGCCCGAAACCATTGAGGAGCAGATTCGCGGGTATTCCGAAAAATACCGGCGCATCGAAGCAGATTTTCACGATGCGGAAGCGCACCGCACCCAGATTCACGAGCAGTTGCTGAAAATCGGCGTTGAGCTGAACACGGCGGAATCGCGCCGCGAAACAGTGACCGGACAAATTGCGGCACTCGAACAATCACTGACGCAGGCGATTGAAGCATCCGAATTCAGCGACATGGCCCACATTCGAGGTATTCTCGAAAATCCGGTGGATATCGAACAAGAGCAGGACATTATCGCGACATTTGAGCGGGAAAAACACACGCTGGAAACCCAGATCGCCCAGTTGCAAAAGGAAACCGACGGCAAATCGTTCAGTCCGCTGGATCACTCCGAGCTGGAAACCCGACAGGCGCAGCTAGCCGAAACCATCGATCAGCAGAACCGTCTGGTGATCGAAACGGAAAAAGAAATTGCCGATATCGCCAAAAAAATTGAGCTGCGGAAAGGATTGGAAGCTGAGCAAAAGAGCATTGCGGCACGGCTGGACAATCTGGCGGTGTTGCAAAAAATGTTCAAAGGGCGGGGATTTGTCAATTACGTGTCGCGGATTTATTTGCAGCACCTCTGTCATTCGGCGAACCTGCGCTTTCAGCCGCTCACCCGCCAGCAGTTAGCGCTGGAGCTGAACGGCGACCAGTTTGTGATCCGCGATTATCTCAACGGCGGGGAAACCCGCAGCGTTAAAACGCTCTCCGGCGGACAAACCTTTCAGGCGTCGCTCTGTCTGGCGCTGGCGCTGGCGGATCACGTTCACAAACTCTCGCGCGCCAAACAGAATTTCTTTTTCCTCGATGAAGGCTTCGGCACGCTGGACCGCGAATCGCTGCGGCTAGTGTTTGACACCCTGAAAGCGCTGCGCAACGAAAACCGGGTGGTCGGGGTGATCAGCCACGTTGAGGAGCTTCAGCAGGAAATTGATGTGTTCCTGAAGGTGAGCAATAACGATCCGGAAACCGGCAGCACCATCACCTGCAGTTGGGAAGCATGA
- a CDS encoding prohibitin family protein: MIFIIAVLVTIVAFFVWRSAAAKSKEHTIGTQSISNISMLIMSVFSILAISQCFTQVPAGHVGVVDFFGIVSERTLRSGISVVNPMANVIKFSIQTKEHKETMEVLSREGLTIGLEISALYRLNPDSAARVYKTVAGGDYETIILIPQFRSISRAVTASFQASALYSTERDQLGMAIQDELALTVAPRGVIIETTPLRNVALPIQLTEAIEQKQKADQESQRMEFILTKEKQEADRKRIEAKGIADFQSIVAAGISEQLLRWKGIEATEKLASSPNTKVIIVGAGKDGLPIILDTK, from the coding sequence ATGATATTTATTATAGCAGTGCTGGTGACAATTGTTGCATTTTTTGTTTGGCGCAGCGCTGCAGCAAAGTCCAAAGAACATACTATTGGCACTCAATCTATTAGCAATATAAGTATGCTTATCATGTCGGTATTTAGTATTCTTGCCATAAGTCAATGCTTTACACAGGTTCCCGCAGGACATGTGGGCGTTGTGGATTTTTTCGGCATTGTCTCTGAGCGAACCCTTCGCTCCGGAATCAGCGTTGTGAACCCAATGGCAAATGTGATCAAATTTTCAATTCAAACCAAAGAACATAAGGAAACGATGGAAGTGCTTTCGCGGGAAGGGTTGACCATTGGTTTGGAAATTAGTGCGCTTTACCGGCTCAATCCGGATTCTGCAGCGCGTGTTTATAAAACCGTTGCCGGCGGTGACTATGAAACTATTATTCTTATCCCCCAATTCCGGTCGATCAGTCGTGCTGTTACGGCAAGCTTTCAGGCCAGCGCACTTTATTCCACTGAAAGGGATCAACTGGGTATGGCAATTCAGGATGAATTAGCCCTTACTGTGGCTCCGCGAGGCGTGATTATCGAAACGACACCGCTGCGCAACGTTGCACTACCCATTCAGCTCACCGAAGCCATTGAGCAAAAACAGAAAGCTGATCAGGAAAGCCAGCGTATGGAATTTATTCTGACGAAAGAAAAACAGGAAGCGGACCGGAAACGGATTGAAGCAAAAGGTATCGCAGATTTTCAATCCATAGTTGCTGCCGGAATCAGTGAACAATTGTTACGCTGGAAAGGCATAGAAGCAACTGAAAAACTTGCGAGCTCGCCAAATACAAAAGTGATTATCGTTGGCGCGGGAAAGGACGGACTGCCTATTATTTTAGATACAAAATAG
- the sbcD gene encoding exonuclease subunit SbcD has product MRLLHTADWHLGKRLNQFNRIDEQRAVLAEICDIAEAENVDAVLIAGDIFDSANPSHEAEDLLYQTLARLSDGGNRAVIAIAGNHDAPGKIENPDPLARASGIIFAGYPDSEVRRFSLEKSGLALTASAPGFIELQLPGSDVPLRILLTPYANAIRFKQALRGESADLSINELLKNSWANTAEKYCDSNGVNLLLAHLFMMREGGEKPEEPDDEKSVLHIGGADVVFAENVPPQIQYVALGHLHRRQTIATSPCPVVYSSSPLAYSMSEANQQKYVVLIDAEPGKPVATRDIPLTGGRKLLRQSFETVDAAVEWLTRHSDAIVEITMITDTFLTTEQLQQLRQSHDFILGIVPRVKNAAQSGANDEPADPMQDVETLFVQFFKSQNDDLDPNDELLSLFREVIGRESATQEDGE; this is encoded by the coding sequence CTGCGACTATTGCACACCGCAGACTGGCACCTCGGCAAACGGCTGAACCAGTTTAACCGCATCGACGAACAGCGGGCGGTTTTGGCGGAAATTTGCGACATCGCCGAAGCTGAAAACGTTGACGCGGTGCTCATCGCCGGTGATATATTTGACAGCGCCAATCCCTCCCACGAAGCGGAAGACCTGCTTTACCAAACCCTTGCGCGACTCTCCGACGGCGGGAATCGCGCGGTGATTGCCATTGCCGGAAACCACGACGCACCGGGGAAAATCGAAAACCCCGATCCGTTGGCGCGGGCCAGCGGCATCATTTTCGCGGGATATCCGGACAGCGAAGTGCGCCGCTTTTCGCTGGAAAAAAGCGGTTTGGCGCTCACGGCATCCGCACCCGGATTTATCGAATTGCAACTGCCCGGCAGCGATGTTCCGCTGCGCATTTTGCTGACGCCCTATGCCAACGCCATTCGTTTCAAACAGGCGTTGCGCGGGGAATCCGCCGATCTGTCCATCAATGAATTGTTGAAAAACAGCTGGGCAAATACCGCTGAAAAATATTGCGACAGCAACGGCGTCAACCTCCTCCTCGCCCACCTGTTTATGATGCGCGAAGGCGGCGAAAAACCGGAGGAACCGGACGACGAAAAATCTGTGCTGCACATCGGCGGTGCGGATGTCGTGTTCGCGGAAAATGTCCCGCCGCAAATCCAGTATGTGGCGCTCGGACATTTGCATCGCCGCCAAACCATTGCCACATCGCCCTGTCCGGTAGTTTATTCGAGCAGCCCGCTGGCTTACAGCATGAGCGAAGCCAATCAGCAAAAATATGTGGTGCTGATCGACGCGGAGCCGGGAAAACCGGTGGCAACCCGCGATATTCCCCTAACCGGCGGACGCAAATTATTGCGTCAATCGTTTGAAACGGTTGATGCGGCGGTGGAATGGCTAACCCGACACTCCGATGCAATTGTGGAAATCACGATGATCACCGATACATTTCTCACCACCGAACAGCTGCAGCAATTGCGCCAGTCGCACGATTTTATTCTGGGCATCGTCCCGCGCGTCAAAAACGCTGCCCAATCCGGCGCAAACGACGAACCCGCCGACCCGATGCAGGATGTGGAAACGCTGTTCGTGCAATTTTTCAAAAGCCAGAATGATGACCTCGATCCAAACGATGAGTTGCTCTCGCTGTTCCGCGAAGTGATCGGACGTGAATCCGCAACGCAGGAGGACGGCGAATGA